TGCCGCGCCTGCCGCGTCCCTGTGTCGATACCGGCATGGGTCTGGAACGCATCGCCGCCGTCCTGCAGGGCGTGCATTCCAACTACGAAATCGATCTCTTCCAGCACCTGATCGCCGCCGCCGCGCGCGAAACCGGCATCAAGGACCTGGAAGACAACTCGCTCAAGGTCATCGCCGACCACATCCGCGCCTGCTCGTTCCTCATCGTCGACGGCGTGATCCCCAGCAACGAAGGCCGCGGCTACGTGCTGCGCCGCATCGTGCGCCGCGCGCTGCGTCATGGCTACAAGCTGGGCCAGACCAAACCGTTCTTCCACCGCCTGGTGCCGGATCTCGTCGCCGAAATGGGCGAGGCCTATCCGGAACTGGCCGCCGTGGCCGACCGCGTGGCCCAGGTCCTCAAGCAGGAAGAAGAGCGCTTCGGCGAAACCCTCGAACACGGCATGCGCATCCTCGACACCGCCTTGGCCAACGTGCCCAAGGGCGGCGTGCTGGACGGCACCACGCTGTTCACGCTCTATGACACCTACGGCTTCCCCGTCGACCTCACGGCCGACATCTGCCGCGAACGCGAAGTCGACGTCGACATGGCCGGCTACAACGTCGCCATGGAGCGCCAGCGCGACCAGGCCCGCGGCGCCGGCAAGTTCAAGATGGCCGAAGGCCTCAGCTACGAAGGCGCCGAAACGCGCTTCGAAGGCTACGAAAAGCTTGAGCTGGACAACGTCAAGGTCACGGCCCTGTACGTGGACGGCACGCAAGTGCAGGAAGTCAAAGCCGGTCAGGGCGCTGTCGTCGTACTGGACGCCACTCCGTTCTATGCGGAGTCGGGTGGTCAGGTGGGCGACACCGGCCTGCTCGAAGCCGATGGCGTGCGTTTTGCCGTCGCTGACACCCTCAAGATCCAGGCTGGCGTCTTCGGTCATCACGGCACGCTGGAATCCGGCTCGCTGGCCGTCGGCGACACCCTGCTGGCCCGCGTGGACGCCGTTCGCCGTGCCCGCACGGTGCGCAACCACTCGGCCACTCACCTGATGCACAAGGCGCTGCGCCAAGTGTTGGGCGCGCACGTGCAGCAGCGCGGCTCGCTGGTTGATCCCGACAAGACCCGTTTCGACTTTGCGCAGGATGCGCCGCTGACGGCAGAGCAGATCGCCCGCGTCGAAGCCATCGTCAACGCCGAAGTCCTGGCCAACCATCCCACCGTCGCCCAGGTCATGGGCTACGACGATGCGGTCAAGGGCGGCGCCATGGCGCTGTTCGGCGAAAAATACGGCGATACCGTGCGCGTGCTCGACATCGGTTTCTCGCGC
The DNA window shown above is from Achromobacter spanius and carries:
- the alaS gene encoding alanine--tRNA ligase, with product MKSSEIRQQFLQFFKSKGHTIVPSSSLVPGNDPTLLFTNSGMVQFKDVFTGKESRSYTRATSSQRSVRAGGKHNDLENVGYTARHHTFFEMLGNFSFGDYFKRDAIQYAWELLTQVYKLPAEKLWVTVYQEDDEAYDIWAKEVGVPAERIIRIGDNKGARYASDNFWQMADTGPCGPCSEIFFDHGPEIWGGPPGSPEEDGDRYIEIWNLVFMQFERDAEGNMPRLPRPCVDTGMGLERIAAVLQGVHSNYEIDLFQHLIAAAARETGIKDLEDNSLKVIADHIRACSFLIVDGVIPSNEGRGYVLRRIVRRALRHGYKLGQTKPFFHRLVPDLVAEMGEAYPELAAVADRVAQVLKQEEERFGETLEHGMRILDTALANVPKGGVLDGTTLFTLYDTYGFPVDLTADICREREVDVDMAGYNVAMERQRDQARGAGKFKMAEGLSYEGAETRFEGYEKLELDNVKVTALYVDGTQVQEVKAGQGAVVVLDATPFYAESGGQVGDTGLLEADGVRFAVADTLKIQAGVFGHHGTLESGSLAVGDTLLARVDAVRRARTVRNHSATHLMHKALRQVLGAHVQQRGSLVDPDKTRFDFAQDAPLTAEQIARVEAIVNAEVLANHPTVAQVMGYDDAVKGGAMALFGEKYGDTVRVLDIGFSRELCGGTHVTRTGDIGLFKIVSEGGVAAGVRRIEAITGDNALAWVQNQNALLAQVAGMLRSTPADLPARIAQVQDQVKALEKELEQSRNKLAASAGNDLASSAAVDVKGIKVLAASIGDVDPKALRGMVDNLKDRLKPAVVLLATGSADGKISVVGGVTADLTDRIKAGDLVGFVASQVGGKGGGRPDMAMGGGTDIAALPAAIAGVQKWVDERL